CCAGGGCGCCCACGCCGTCATCGAGGCCGTCGGCACCGAGCAGTCCATGCGCACGGCCGTCGCCATCGCCCGCGACGGCGGCTCCATCGGCTACGTCGGCGTCCCGCACGGCAGCGGCACCGGCCTCGACCTCTCCGTCATGTTCGACCGGAACATCGCGCTGCGCGGCGGCGTCGCGCCGGTCCGCGCGTACATCCCGGAACTGCTCCCGGACGTCCTCGACGGCACCATCGACCCGTCCCCGGTCTTCGACCTGACCGTCGGCCTCGACGGCGTCCCCGGCGGCTACAAGGCGATGGACGAGCGCACCGCGCTCAAGGTCCTCGTCAAGCCGTAGTCCAGACAGGGGCATCGGCCCCCGCGACGCCCGGCGGGCGCGACCAGCCCGCCGGGCCGCCCTCGTACGACACCGGCGACAGCGCGTGCCGGAGCCGCCCCAGCGGGCCGTCCGTCTCGGTGACGTACCGCCCGGGCTCGTACCGCGGCAGCCCGTGCGTCAGCCAGTGCCCCGTCTGCGCGAGCGCCAGGCGTACGAGCCGGGTGCCGCCGTCCCGGTCCTGCTCGGTCAGCGAGCGCAGCACGGCCGCCGCGAGCAGATAGCCCGTGCCGTGGTCCAGGGCCTGCGCCGGGAGCGCCCCCGGCTCCTCCGCCGAGCCCTCGGTCACGGCGATCCCGGTCGCCACCTGCACCAGACTGTCGAAGCCGCGCCGCCCGCCCCAGGGGCCGTAGTCGCCCCAGGCCGACAGTCGCGCGGTCACGAGGCCGGGCCGGTCGAGGCCGAAGCGGTCGAGCGCGCCCGGCCGGTAGCCCGTGACCAGGACATCGGCCGCTTCCAGCAGCTCGTCGAAGGTACGGCGGTCCGACGGGCGGTCCAGGTCGAGGGCGGCGGTCCGCTTCCCGACGTCCGTGTCCGCGTGCTGGTCCGGCAGTTCGGGGTTGGCCGGCGGATCGATCCGCAGCACGTCCGCGCCGAGCAGCGCCAGCGTCCGGGTCGCGACGGGCCCGGCGATCACCCGGGTCAGATCGAGCACCCGCAGGGGACCCGAGCGGCGCCGCGGCGGGGCGTCGTCGAGCCGCTCCCGGGTCAGCAGCGGCCGCGCGGCCACCTCCCGGCCCTGCGCGTGCTCCGCCCACTCCCCGGGCGTGCGCAGGGCGACGGCCAGGCCCCCGGCCGCGTACACGGCGCTCTCCACCTCGGCGGACGTCCGCTCGCCGATCGCCGCCGCGACCGCCTCGACGGAGTCGGGGGTGCCGAGGGCGGCGAGCAACGCCGCCCGGTGGTGGGGGTAGTTGGCGTGCGTACGGACCCAGCCGTCCTTCGTCCGCCAGAACCGCGACAGCGGCGCGAAGCTCACCGGCGCCCGCCCGTCGACCCGCAGATGGCGCTCGCTCACGAAGGCGGTGGCGACGGCCCCGTCGTCCACCCGCACGGGCCCGGGCAGCCCGGCCCGCTCGACGGCCGCGAGCCCGGCGACCGCGACCGCGGCCCGGGCCAGATCCATCACGGGCAGCCGCGCGGGCAGCAGCCCGGACGTCCCGCCGTACTCCACGCGGTCCACCAGGGCGGGATCGCCGCCGAGGGCCGACCAGAGCAACTCCGTACCGGAACGCACTGTGTTGTCCATGACGACACTATGGCACTCAGTGCCACGCGAATCGCGAAGGGCCCTGGTGTGGCACACCCCACCAGGGCCCTCCGTCAAGCACACGCGGTGACTACCGGCGGACGGCGTCCAGCGCGTCGATCAGACCGGCCCCGTAGAAGCCGTTCTTGTTCTTGCCACCCTCGCAGACGGCGTCGATCTTGCCGTCGCCCTCGATGTCGTACGGGTTGGTGCAGGCGCGGTCGTCGGCCTGCGCGTACAGCAGCGCCTTGAGGGCCGCCGGGGACGCGTAGGGGTGCGTCGACTTGATCAGCGCGAGGACGCCCGCCGCGTGCGGCGAGGCCATCGACGTGCCGGCCTTGTAGTTGTAGCCGCCGTTGACCGTGGTCGACAGGATGCGGCCGTTGACCGCCGGGGCGTCCGGCGTCTGGTACTCGGTGCGGTCACCGCCGGGGGCGGCGATGTCGATCACGCCGAGACCGTAGTTGGAGTAGGACGCCTTGAGGTCCTTGGCTCCGGTCGCGGAGACCGTGACGACGCCCGGCAGCATGGCCGGGTAGTCCAGGCACTCCTTCGGGTCGATGACCCGGTCGCCCGGCGTGGTGTCGTTCGGGCTGCTGTTGTCGACGATCGAGTCGGCCGCGAGGTCGAACTTCGAGTTGCCGGCCGCCGCCACGTTGACCGTGCCCTTGCGCTCCGCGTAGCGGGTCGCACGGGTGACCGCCTCGATGAGGGCCTTCTGGTCCTCGTCGTTCTTGCAGGCGAACATCCACGGGTCGGTGTAGTAGCTGTTGTTCGTGATCTCGACGCCCTGCTCGGCCGCCCACATGAAGCCGCAGACCACGGCCTCGGTGTAGAAGAAGCCGTCCGGGGTGGACACCTTGATGCCGGAGACCTTGACGCCCGGGGCGACACCGGTGATGCCGACGCCGTTCTTGGCGGCGGCGATCGTGCCGGCGACGTGCGTGCCGTGGTCGCTCTCGCCCGGGTTCGGGCGCCACGAGCCGGCGGTGGTGTCCGGCTTGCCGGTCACACAGTTGGCGGAGGCCTTGACGTCGAAGTTCGGCGCCAGGTCCGGGTGCGTGTCGTCGACGCCCGTGTCGATGACGGCGACGGTCACGCGCTTGCTGCCCAGCGTCTTCTGGTGGGCCTTGTCCGCCTTGATGGCGGGCAGGTCCCACTGCAGGGGCTCCAGCGGGTCCTGCGCGTCCGTGGCGTTGGCCGCGGCGGCCTTGGCCTCGGCCGCGGACAGCGTCTGCGCGCCCTCGTCGACGGAAGTGTCGGTCTGGACGGACAGGGGGGCGGTACGGGTCGAACCGGCCGACACCACGCCACGCGCCTGACGGATCGTCTTCGCGAACTCGGGGTTCTGCGAGTGGACGACTATCA
The sequence above is a segment of the Streptomyces sp. NBC_01255 genome. Coding sequences within it:
- a CDS encoding CoA transferase; its protein translation is MDNTVRSGTELLWSALGGDPALVDRVEYGGTSGLLPARLPVMDLARAAVAVAGLAAVERAGLPGPVRVDDGAVATAFVSERHLRVDGRAPVSFAPLSRFWRTKDGWVRTHANYPHHRAALLAALGTPDSVEAVAAAIGERTSAEVESAVYAAGGLAVALRTPGEWAEHAQGREVAARPLLTRERLDDAPPRRRSGPLRVLDLTRVIAGPVATRTLALLGADVLRIDPPANPELPDQHADTDVGKRTAALDLDRPSDRRTFDELLEAADVLVTGYRPGALDRFGLDRPGLVTARLSAWGDYGPWGGRRGFDSLVQVATGIAVTEGSAEEPGALPAQALDHGTGYLLAAAVLRSLTEQDRDGGTRLVRLALAQTGHWLTHGLPRYEPGRYVTETDGPLGRLRHALSPVSYEGGPAGWSRPPGVAGADAPVWTTA
- a CDS encoding S8 family peptidase: MAHLGSRRGRALALPVGLALTASLGFLPSGAASAADLSDAPAAAVATNGPKLSYVVNVAGGRWTAASVKKAIAAAGGEVVISYDQIGVIVVHSQNPEFAKTIRQARGVVSAGSTRTAPLSVQTDTSVDEGAQTLSAAEAKAAAANATDAQDPLEPLQWDLPAIKADKAHQKTLGSKRVTVAVIDTGVDDTHPDLAPNFDVKASANCVTGKPDTTAGSWRPNPGESDHGTHVAGTIAAAKNGVGITGVAPGVKVSGIKVSTPDGFFYTEAVVCGFMWAAEQGVEITNNSYYTDPWMFACKNDEDQKALIEAVTRATRYAERKGTVNVAAAGNSKFDLAADSIVDNSSPNDTTPGDRVIDPKECLDYPAMLPGVVTVSATGAKDLKASYSNYGLGVIDIAAPGGDRTEYQTPDAPAVNGRILSTTVNGGYNYKAGTSMASPHAAGVLALIKSTHPYASPAALKALLYAQADDRACTNPYDIEGDGKIDAVCEGGKNKNGFYGAGLIDALDAVRR